The region TCTGGCCGCGCCGGAGCTGTCGATGTGCGTGAAGTCTGCCATAGGAACACCAATACGTAAAATCACGAATCACTACATGTTAAGGCGATTCGATGATTTTCAGTAGGGGCGATTCCGTGGATTTGCCTACGGAATACGCCAACGTTCCCAGAACATGCTGGTCAGGTGAACGAGACTTTCCTTCGATGCCTCTTAAACCGCACGTATCGCACCCTACTTAACCCCGCTGATGTTTGCCGTTTGAGCCGATATCGAACGTCGCTGATTTGCGGTATTCCCGCACAACCGCAGGGAAGCTCCTCACTCTGCTCTCCTCCTTTCGCGGGACATCAACCACGACGGCAAGGAGTGGAATGTTTTTCTTGTTGTTTTTAGTGTTTCTCTATTGCCAATACGACAAGAACATGAGCATCATTATCAATACCGCAAGAGCCATTATTCCCACCTAACTTAGCCACTTTGGCTTCCCGCCAACCCACATAAGGGACCTTTGATCTATGAAGTACTTTGCGCTAGTTGTGCTCCTCACTCTTCTATGCGGACTTACGGTCGGCTGCGGTGGCGACGGAATTCCGCGTGCCTCCGTCCACGGCACCGTCACTTACGAGGGCGAACCGGTCGAGTCTGGCGTCATCATGTTTATTCCCGATACGGTCGCGCCTGTCGCCCTGAAAATTACGGACGGCCAATACGACTCCGATTCCGATGTCAACGATCGGCGAGGGGCTATCATTGGGCATTGTTCCGTTCAGATCTTTGCCAACCGCCCCACTGGCAAGAGCTATGTCGATGTCATGACCGGCGACAAGATGGAGGAAACCAAACAGTTCATCCCCGCGAAATACAACGAGCGAACACAACTGACCGCAGACATTGAATCAGGCGAACAGACAATCGACTTCAGTCTCGAGAAGTAGCTCGATAGCGGCCGCGTCCCGCTGTCCCCATTCACATCCGAAATATATTTCTCATTTCTATCTGTGTAAGGAAGCTCTCGATGCTCACCCCATCTCCCCGAAAAGCAGGCTTCACGCTTGTCGAACTCCTTGTTGTCATCGCCATCATTGGCGTATTGATCGCGCTTCTTCTACCTGCCGTGCAGCAGGCCCGGGAAGCGGCACGTCGAATGACCTGCAGCAACAATTTGAAACAGCTCGGTCTTGCGACTCACGTCTATCACGATGTCCACAAGCAATTCCCGATTGGCTGCCTATATGTCGATAAAGCAAGCCCCTGGAATAATAACTTGACGACGTGGATGGCTCGTATTCTGCCGCAGATTGAACAAGTTGCGTTGCATGAACAGATCAACTACGTCAGCCATGCACACACCTCGAACGATTCGCCAGCGCAAGTCGAGATCGAAGCATTTCGCTGCCCTAGTAATGCGGAAGATCCTCGCACGACCGCATCGGTCAGCACAGCTCCAACCGACTATGCGGCGTGCGTTGGCAAAGCTTGGAACCTGGGCGGCAACGACATCAACAACACCGGCTGGACGGCAGTGATCGTGCATGGGAAGAGTAAAGGGATCTTCGCAGCCAATGGAACGGTTCGTTTTGCTGATGTGACCGATGGATTGTCGAACACGATGGCCCTCTCGGAAATTACCCATGGCGATTTCTATGCCAGCAGTAGCACGCGTCCGACATGCATCTCGGACTTAGGCTCCCAAAGCACGGTGCCGAATGGCGACTCTTGGCTTGTCGGCCGTTTCCAAGATTGGTGCTTCAATACGCAGTACACTCCCAATCCCCCAAGCCCTGACTGCCAGCACAACGGTGTTTGGTTCAATGTGGCCGCACGCAGTTTTCACCCTGGCGGCGTGCAAGTCACCATGGGAGATGGCTCGGTTCGCTTTGTTGCCGAGACTATCGCGCTGTCGACCTGGCAAAACCTAAGCAACCGAGACGACGGCAACGTCCTCGGCCAGCTTTAATCGGCCACTAGCCTACGGGAGTGACACTCGGGCAATGTTCGCTAAGCAACGCGTGGCCATAGCGCGCAAAAAAAGGACGCCGCGATTTTCATCGTGACGTCCTTTTTTAAGCTCGGATTGTGGTAACCCCGAAGATCTTGGTCTTAGACCAATTCCTTCTTAGCACCGATCAAAGTTCGCAGACGTTCGGCCAGCAGAGCCGCATCAAACGGCTTCTTGAACGTCTCATTGATCGTGGATCGATCGAAGCTCATCGAGCTTCCATCGTCGGGCAGCAAGGCGATCAGAATCGTTTCCGCGAAGTCCGGATTCCGACGCAGATTCTGGCAAATCTGCAATGCCTCGATACGACCGATCGAGAAATCCACGATAATGCAGTCCGGGTGAAAACCTTCGGCTTGAATTCCCGCCTCAAAACCACTCGCGGCCACGCAGACCTTGAATGCTTTCTCGAGCGGAAGTTCGCGACGCAGATTTTCCACCAACACTTGGTCCTGAGCAACGATCAGCACCTTGGCCATGGCTTCGTCTTCCAAGTCGCCAAGGGGCATGCCGTGTTCTTTCAGGAACTTGATCAAATATTCCCGCGGAATACGTCGGTCCTGGGAACCAGGAATACGATATCCCTTAAGGCGGCCCGAATCGAACCACTTACTCACCGTGCGGGGGGCCACTTTGCAGATCTTTGCGACCTGTCCTGTTGTGAAGACCTTCATCACAGGCTCTCCATTACTCTTTCGTTGAGTTGACCTCCACTGTGCTTCCGGTTCTGACGGAAACACGAAAATCGCCCCTCACTTCCGAAAACCAACTCCTCTGGCGATCCCTCGCACACGGCTATGGGAAAGTTGATTTCTTCCATGTCTGGGTCAGGGCGCTACAAACGCTGCTTCTCTCGTGGCTCGTACTCAGATCCTTCTGAACCGCGCCGTTCAAGCGGAAACCGGATCCACTACTCACGACTTGGTTCCCGAGTCTGATTCCGAAGAACCAATCTCGCTCACCGTTCTCGCAGCGGTTCGGCGATGCGGTGACCAATGGGAGAATCCCAAACAGAACAACTAACGCAGCAGCGAGGTCACGCCACTACGTAGCTTCAGCTTGTTAAAGATTCCCCCCTTGGCCGGCTGCTTACTCACGCCAACTGCAACAAGTGCTGCAATTGGGAAGTGCGTAACAAGCCTTCCGAAGGTTAATTTCGAGATTTTGGGGGTCGTTTCTTTAGCATCTTTCCGGTCTGTTTGGTGCGATCTTCAAAATCGCCACTAGCGGCACCAACAGATTGTGCGTCCTGTTCCGGTTTTAACGGTGCGATGAGTCGCTAGCGGTTCTTCCCTGTGTTAGGGAATTATTCGTCGTTGCTGATGAAAAGGCCAGTCTCGGTCGTCCGTTTCACGACGCGGATCGCCACATGCGAGATCAACCTTCTGCTTTTTGGAGTGCCTTCCGTGCGGACGTCTTATCGAAAGACAACTGACGTAGCTTACGGGTTCTCATTCGTGCCAGTTCATCTCCGGAAAGCGGACTTTCTGCGTGAAGACGCTAGCAGTGTTGGCTATGCTGATAACACTTTCCTCGCCGTTGTTCATGATGCCCCATGCCCCAGAACACCTCACAACTTCCACCAATCGAAGCAATCTTGAACTTCGCATTCGCTGCGGCGATCGGAGTCGCATGTGCTGGCATCGCCGGTATTCTGCTGAATGACGGAGGCCGTGCGATTGCTGGTGGGCTGGTGGGCATGCTGTTAGGGCTAAGCCTAACGGCGACGTATTACTGGGGTCTGTTTCATCGAAACTCCAAATGCCTCTTTGCGGCTGCTTTATTAATCGTACCGGCTTCGATGTGCCTGGGTGCTGGCGTCTACCGACTGCTTGCTGATTCCTTGGAACTGCCTGAACTGTTTACCTGGTTCCTTCTTCCGATTGGTACGCATGCCGCATTCTTCGGTGCTGGACTGGCGAGTCTGTGGCAAACGGTTCGCTGGTACAACATGCTCAAGGATGCAGAGAAAAGCAGTGACGCGCGATTTGGCATCCGATCGATCTCCCTTCGCGAGATGCTCGGTGCGACGGTCGTCCTCGGACTCGTCATGGCTCCAGCAAACATCGCCAGGTATACCGATCCACTCGTTTACCTCGAAAACGTGCCGGCAAGCCAAGCCCCTGTGTCGCTGCCTGCCGAGGCAAAAGAACTGAAGTTTTATCGCCATGAAAATGGTCTTGTCGAATCGACATTTCTCGTTGAAGAGAAAGACCTGAAGAAATGGCTCGCGGGGTTAAGACAGGACAAGTCTAATTTCTTCTGGAGACCTCGCCCGATGCCGCAGGGCTACCGCGAAAAGGGCCCCGTTGGATATCCAGACGGAAAAATTCACTACGAATGGTTCACGTTTGACGACGCGGTCTATGTCCGTTGGGACGAAGACAACTGGCAACACTCACTGATCTACAGCCCATCCCAGAAGAGAGCAATCTATGACGAACATTGGCCAAGAGGTTGGTAACACCGTCCTCGATGCCGCCTTATACATCTCAAGCTACCTAAACTGAAGCTCGCTACATGGATAGCTTATCGATGGAATCGAATGCCAGCGAATCCAAGAGACCATCTCAGACAGCAGAGTTGAAGTCGTCGGGGGTGTTGATTCTATTTTCGCTGATCAACATGTTCGCCGGCGCGGTGACGGCCAGCGTCGCACTCATGGGGCTCGAACTGCTTTGGCCGAATCCCATTAGCTACAGTCTGCTGTTGGTTCTTCTTCTTGGCTTTTCGGCCATGATAGGGCAGTACGCCGGCACGTTTCGAGAAAGCTACCACGGTGCCTACCTTGCCGCCGCCGCTAGTAGCGCATGCTATTCGATGACCTACCTCGCCATTATCATCCGCCAAGTCATATCGACCGATTACGCACAGCCATTTTCCAATAATGGCCCCATGGAATATCAATCGTTTGCTTGGCCAACGATTGTGGTCGTCTCACTGGTCTCGATTTGGCTCAATGGTTCGCGGGCAGTGAAACTGAAGAAACGAAACGAGCAAATCGAAAGACCTATCCGACTATCGATTTCATTACGTGAAGTACTCGGGTTTAGCTTCCTGCTGGGACTCATCATCTTGCCAGCCAGTTTCCAGGCACAAGCCAATCAGTCGATGTATCGCGCCAACGTGACTGCCTCAGAAGCCCCTTTTCCGGTCCCTGATACGGCAGAAGCGATTCAGTTCCAGCGTGACCGCAATGGATTGATCCTCGGTAGTTATGAAATCACCGAAGAAGAACTCCGCAAATGGCATTCTCAGCAAGATTGGGACATGGCATCCGATCGGCCTAGCGAGCAGGAAATAATTGTCGGCCCCGTCGAGGTTTCTCCTCCTGATCCGACCCAAACTCCGTTTCTCGTGCCATACAAAACTCATCGTGTGATGCATGGCTTTCAAGTTTACCTGCGGACCGAAGCCCTTATTCACTGCATCACGTACGATCGTGCAGCGGGCATTGCTTACTACGAAGAAATTGCTGTCCCCAAGGAAGAGTAAGTGTCGACGGAACCTGTGAATCCCCTGAGGCCAACCACGCGACACTACGCTTGGTCGACGCTAATGATCGTCATCTGGCTTTCGTTTGCCGGATTTACGACGACGTGGTTTTTCCGCCGTGAATGGCAAGAGAAAGTGATCGCTTCCGGACTGACGTGTGCGCCGATCTTTGTCGCACTTTTGCAGTACCTCAGCACGTTTCGCTACGACCGTCAGGCCGCCGTCTTGGCGACTTGGTTAAATGGAGTTCTCGGGCTGGTTCTATTCCTAGTCTACCTCCCCGCGTTGCCTGCGGCGCTCCGCATGTTTGCCAACTCTCTATTCTTTGCCCCGGTGGCAATGCTCCTGACTTACCTCGTACTCTTTGGTGTTTTTCTCGTGAACGCCTACCATCACTTAGTCTGGAGCGAACAGCTTTATGCCGCCCAGCAATCACATACGCTGCCTCCTGTCACCAAGAACCTGACCATCAAAGAGGTCTTCTTACTGCTCTTGGCCATAGGCTGGATCTTTGGCATTACTTCGTATGGCGTTCGACAAGGCTGGCATCATGTACTGTGGTTTTAGTTTCCAAGATTTTTAAAACGGCGTTCTCGTATTGATCTTATGAACGAAGCGGTTCGATTTCCGAAACCATCTTTCTTTCATCAAGCATGCGCCGTGCTTTCAATATTAGGTTCGTCGGCGCTCATCGGAACTTGTCTGCCTGGCCTGATTTATTGGGAAGCCTGCTTTACGTTCTCGTCACTGATTATGATTCCCTGGCCAACGATCCTGGTCATCCAGCAATATCGTGGAACATTCCGAAACAATGCTTCCGCAGCTGCTTGGGCAACGGTCTTGACGAGTTTTCCACTTTCAATCGTGGCGCTCGCGGCGGCCGGGATTCTGTTCCAAGATCCGAACTGGAAGACGGTGCTTATCTTTGCGACGTTGATGATCGGAATCACGACGGTGCAGCTATCGAATTGGCTTTGGTGGCGAATACTAAGTCGCACAGCCGCCGCAGGTCTGATACCGCCCAACAACGCGCAGTTTTCCGTGCGGGAACTGCTGCTTGGCACCGCAATTGTTGCCGTGATCCTGGCGGTAGGAATTCCTCTCACAAAACCTCTCGAAGGACATAACGTCGCCCCCGACGCGACGCCACTCTCTCTGCCTGAAGCTTCTAGTAGCGTCACCTATGAGTACGCGTCGTACTTCACGCGGTATGAGTGTACCGTCGACGAAGAACACTTTCTGCAATGGTTTGA is a window of Bremerella sp. TYQ1 DNA encoding:
- a CDS encoding DUF1559 domain-containing protein, with protein sequence MLTPSPRKAGFTLVELLVVIAIIGVLIALLLPAVQQAREAARRMTCSNNLKQLGLATHVYHDVHKQFPIGCLYVDKASPWNNNLTTWMARILPQIEQVALHEQINYVSHAHTSNDSPAQVEIEAFRCPSNAEDPRTTASVSTAPTDYAACVGKAWNLGGNDINNTGWTAVIVHGKSKGIFAANGTVRFADVTDGLSNTMALSEITHGDFYASSSTRPTCISDLGSQSTVPNGDSWLVGRFQDWCFNTQYTPNPPSPDCQHNGVWFNVAARSFHPGGVQVTMGDGSVRFVAETIALSTWQNLSNRDDGNVLGQL
- a CDS encoding helix-turn-helix domain-containing protein; this translates as MKVFTTGQVAKICKVAPRTVSKWFDSGRLKGYRIPGSQDRRIPREYLIKFLKEHGMPLGDLEDEAMAKVLIVAQDQVLVENLRRELPLEKAFKVCVAASGFEAGIQAEGFHPDCIIVDFSIGRIEALQICQNLRRNPDFAETILIALLPDDGSSMSFDRSTINETFKKPFDAALLAERLRTLIGAKKELV